The DNA window TGGGACGAGAACATCATGTCATAGACATATTTGGCGGGCACCTCGGAGGAGATGCCCGGGCCGCCGCTCGTCTGCGCGACGACCAGGTCGTAGACCTTCACGATGCCGGTGGCGATGATGACGAGCGCAGTGATGAAGACCGGCCGCATCATCGGGATAACGATGAAGAGATAGGTTTTCCAGGCCGGTATGCCGTCGACCCGCGACGCTTTCCAGATCTCCTCGTCGATGCCGCGCAGGCCCGCCAGCATCAGGCACATGACAAGCCCCGTGCTCTGCCACAGGGCCGCGATCAGAATGCCGTAGATCACGATGTCGGGATTGTAGAGCGGATCAAAGGAGAAGCTCTCCCAGCCGAGTTCCCGCACCGTGTTCTGGATGCCGAAATCCGGGTTCAGGATCCATTGCCAGACGAGCCCGGTGACGATGAAGGAGAGCGCAAAGGGGTACAGGAAGATGGTGCGAAACGTGTTCTCGAAGCGGATCTTCTGATCGAGCAGCGCGGCGAGGAGGAAGCCGATGACCAGCGAGAACACCAGCATGCCAATACCGTAGATGAACAGGTTCTCGATCGAGACCAACCATCGCGGAGTCGACCACAACCGGTCATACTGGGCCAGGCCGACGAACCTGAGCCTCGGCAGAAGGCCGGAGCCGGTGAAGGAATAGATCACGGTCCAGATCGTGCCGCCGGCGAAGACCACCGAGGCGGTGAGGATCATCGGGATGGCGGCGATCTTCGCGTGAAGATTGCGGAAAAGCTGGTTCGGACGGCGTTGCTGCGGCATCGCATGATCTCCCGACCGGCGAATTTGAGGGTCATGATGCACCGGCCCGCTTGCGGCAGGGCCGGTGCATCATCGTCACGCGGTCAGGCGGCGCTGCCGATGATATCGGCGAAACGCTGCTGCGCATCCTCAGGCGTCATCGACGGCGTGCTGAAGAATTCCGCCATCAGATCGTTGATCTGGTTGATGACGTCCGGCGACATCAACTGCTCCTGAGAGGGGACGGCGCCACCGCCCTCCAGAATTGCCAGACCCTTCTTCATGCAGTCGTTGGCGGCACTCTGATCGATGTCGCCGCGGACCGGCACTGACCCTTTCTTCAGGTTGAAGGCGACCTGCACCTCGGGATCGAGCATGACCCTGGCCAGTTCCTCCTGCGCCTTGGACACCTCCGGATCGTCCACCAACGGGAAGTAGAACGCATCGCCGCCGGTTTCCAGAGCCTTGCCGACGCCAAGCCCGGGGAGGCAGGTATAGTCCTCGCCCGCAACTTCACCCGCCACCTGGAAATCGCCTTGGGCCCAGTCGCCGATGATCTGGCCTCCGGCCTGGTCCGTGATCACCAGATTGGTCGCCTGGTTCCAGTCCTGCACATTGGATTTGGCAGCCATCTTGCGCGCGTCATCGGCGGCCTTGAATATCCTGGCGACCTCCGGACCGGCCGCCACTTCGGCATCCTTGTCGCCATAGACCTTCTGATAGATCTCCGGCCCCGCGAGCGAAATCAGAAGCACACGGAATACGCCATGTATCTGCCAGGACTGGCTGCCGACGGCGAGCGGGATCTTGCCCGCCTTTTCCAACGCCGGAGCGGCTGCGACGAACTCGTCCCAGTTCGCCGGGACCGGTACGCCGGCATCCTCGAAAGCCTTGTTGGAGAGCCACAGCCATTCCCAGGAGTGAATATTGACGGGAACGCAATAGATCCTGCCGTCCAGCGTACAGCTGTCGAGCAGCGACGACGGCTCAACCACGTCGCGCCAGCCTTCCTGCTCGGCAAGGTCGGTCAGATCGCGCATGAAACCGGCTTCGACCAGTTCCGCCGCCTGCTGGCCATGATTGAACTGCGTCGCACCCATCGGGTCGCCGCCGGTGATGCGGCTGATCATAATGGGGCGCGCCGTATTGCCGCCACCGGCGATGGCGCCGTCGACCCACTTGTTTCCAGTGGCGTCGAAGGCCTTGGCGAACTCGGCCACGGCCGCAGCCTCGCCGCCGGACGTCCACCAGTGCGTCACTTCCAGATCGACGGCCTTGGCGGCCGTTGCGGCGGCCAGAAACGTCGTCGCAGTCAGGAATACCTTGATAGATTTCATCTTTTTTCCTCCCTTGGGTCCGCTTGGCAGTCTCCAACCACCCACACCGGCCTCCACCGATGTAATCGATTTAATACGCCTGGATCGGCGCCCTGCAATCGATTACATAGCAAGTTGATTTAGAGTTCCCTGGGTGTCAACCCATTTCCGCCCGGCGGGATCAAATTTTTTTCACAACTCGAAAGAAATACGCAAACCGCGGAAAGAAGTCCGGACGGCACGGCGTTGCGGGCGGATCGGCGCCAGCAGGTCCCGACGGCCTCCAGCCGCGTTGACGCGGACGCAACTTTTCCCGTAGACACCTCGTCGAGGTCATGGGGTATCGAACATGGCATTTGCCCGCGTAAACGGTGTCGTGCTGCACTACGAGGTGCGGGGACAGGCTGAACGGCCGGTCATCGCCTTCGCCAATTCGCTTGGCACGGACTTCCGCATCTGGAACGAAGTCGCTCTCCGTCTCGAAGGCGACTTCCGCCTCGTCCTCTATGACAAGCGCGGGCACGGGCTTTCGGAGGCCACGCCGCAGCCCTACGCGATGACCGACCACGTGCAGGATCTCGCCGCTCTTCTCGACCATCTCGGCATCAAGGCCGCCGCCATGGTCGGCCTGTCCGTCGGGGGCATGATCGCCCAGGGGCTCGCGGCGCTCAGGCCGGATCTCGTGCGCGCGCTGGTGCTGTGCGACACGGCCCACAAGATCGGCAATGAGGAGCTCTGGAACGGACGCATCAAGACGGCGAACGAAAGCGGCATCGCCTCTATGGCGGACGGTATCATGCAGCGCTGGTTCACGCCCGCCTACCGCACGCCGGAGAATCCCGATTATATCGGCTATCTCGCAATGCTCACACGCACGAGCCCGGAGGGCTACGCCGGCACATGCGCGGCACTGCGCGATGCGGACCTGACCGAATCCACCCGGGCGCTGAAGGTGCCCACATTGTGCGTGGTCGGCGATCAGGACGGATCCACGCCGCCAGACCTCGTACGCGAGATGGCGGACCTCATCCAGGGCGCGCGCTTCGAGATCATCGAGGATGCGGGACATCTGCCCTGCATAGAGCAGCCGGCAAGGACGGCAGAGCTGATCCGGTCCTTTGTGACGCAGGTTGAATAGGCGGGCCGCAGCACGAGCGGTTCTTTGAAAGGAAGAAACGGAATGGACATTCGCAGCGTCAACGAGGATTTCGCGGTCACCGCCCAGATCGCGCCCGTGCAGGTTGCCGACATCGCCGGGGCTGGTTTCAAGAGCATCGTCTGCAATCGTCCGGATACGGAAGACGGTGCGGTTCCCCATGATGCGGTGGAGGAGGCAGCACGCGCGGCCGGTCTCGAATTCCGCTTCATCCCGGTCGTCTCCGGCGCCATCACGGAACAGAACGTCCGCGACATGGCGGCGGTGCTCGAAACGCTCCCCCGGCCCGTGCTCGCCTATTGCCGCAGCGGCGCCCGCTGCCTCAATCTCTATGGCCTCGTGCAGCAGATGAAGGGCTGAGCCTATCGGCGGAGCCGGAGCCTCCTGACCTCTTCCTTCCGAAGCGGGATATCGAAATCCAGGAAGAATTCATCGAGCTGCGGCGGTTTGACCGTGGTGCCGGACAGCATCGCGTGCACCTGACCGCGATGGTGGATCTGGTGCAGGAAAAGATGCGTGAGCAGCGCATCGATGCGTTCGGGGAAAATGCCCTCCTCGCCCCGATCGGTGGCGACCCGCCGGGCCATGTCCTCCTCGGAAAGACCCGAGCAAAACGCCATCAGCCGCTCGTCCTCCTCGCGCTGGGCGTCGGTAAGCGCGGCAGGCTCCTCGAAGGGGGCGAAGTCCTGGAAAACGGCGAGTCCCGCCCCTCCTTCCTCCAGCGCGTCGAGATAGTAGCGATCGATCACCAGGATGTGGTTCAGCGTTTCTGCGATCGAAGGAAAGAAGCTGACGCGCGCGGCTTCAAACTCACCCGGACGAAGCGAAAGCACGGCGCGATAGAGCCGGTCGTTGGACCAGCGGTTGTTCGCTGCCATCGTGCAGAAATGATCGACAAGGGCGGACATAAAAGCACCTCTCCTGAAACTCTTACCAATCCATCACCACCTTGCCCGCCACGCCGGTCCGCATGGCGTCGAAGCCCTCGCGGAAATCGTCGACGGCTATGCGATGGGTGATCAGGCCGGAGACGTCGAGCGGCCCCTGCACCAAGGCGATCATCTTGTACCAGGTCTCGAACATCTCGCGGCCGTAGATGCCCTTCAGGTGCAGCATCTTGAAGATCACCTTGTTCCAGTCGATCTCGAAGCCGGTCGGCGCGATACCGAGAATGGCGATCTTGCCGCCATTGTTCATGGCGTCGATCATGTCGCGGAAGGCGGAAGCCGAGCCCGACATTTCCAATCCCACGTCGAAGCCCTCGGTCATGCCGAGGCGCGTCATGACATCGGCGAGCTTCTCCTCCCGGGCATTGACCGTGTGGCGGACGCCGAGCTTTTCGGCCAGCGCGAGCCGGCCCGGATTGATGTCGGTGATCACCACCTTGCGCGCGCCCACGCATTGCGCCACCAGCGCGCCCATGATGCCGATGGGCCCGGCCCCGGTCACCAGCACGTCCTCGCCCACAAGATCGAAGGAGAGCGCGGTGTGCACCGCGTTGCCGAGCGGATCGAAGATCGCGGCGATCTCGTCAGGCACGTCGTCGGGGATCGCCACCACGTTGTGCTGCGGCAGGGCGAGATATTCGGCGAATGCGCCGGGGCGCTGCACGCCCACACCCAGCGTGTTGCGGCACAGATGCCCCCGGCCGGCGCGGCAGTTGCGGCAGTGGCCGCACACGATGTGGCCCTCGCCGGAAACGCGCTGGCCGACGCGGTATTCGCTGACGGCGGCGCCCACATCCGCCACCTCGCCCACGAATTCGTGACCGGTGACGAGAGGCACCGGCACGGTCTTCCGCGCCCACTCGTCCCAGTTCCAGATGTGCACGTCGGTGCCGCAGATCGCCGTCTTCTTCACCTTGATCAGCACATCGTTGGGGCCGATCTCCGGCAGCGGCACGCGCTCCATCCAGAGCCCTTCCTCCGGCTTCGCCTTCACCAGTGCCTTCATCATGTTGGACATGGTCTTTTCCTTCTCCGGCGTCAGGAGATGACGCCCAGCTCCCGCCCGACCGCCCCGAAAGCCTCGACCGCCCGGTCGATATCCCCCGTCGAATGGGCAGCCGACATCTGCGTGCGGATGCGGGCCTCGCCCTTGGGCACCACGGGAAAGGAGAAGCCGATCACATAGATGCCGTGATCGAGCAGCCGTTCAGCCATCTTCGATGCCAACGCGGCATCGCCGATCATCACCGGGATGATGGGATGGCCGCTGCCGGCAAGCTTGAAGCCGAGCTTCGTCATCTCGTCGCGGAAGCGATCCGCGTTGTCATAGAGTCTGCGGCGCAAGCCGTCGCCATTCTCCACGATGTCGAACACCTTGAGCGATGCCGACGCGATCACCGGTGCCAGCGTGTTAGAGAAGAGATAGGGGCGCGAGCGCTGCCTCAGCCACTCGACCACTTCCCTCCTGGCGCTCGTATAGCCGCCGGAGGCGCCGCCCAGCGCCTTGCCGAGCGTGCCGGTGACGATATCCACCCGGCCCTCGACGCCGCAGGCTTCCGGCGTCCCCCGTCCGTGGGCGCCGACGAAACCCACCGCATGACTGTCGTCCACCATCACCATCGCGTCATATCTTTCCGCGAGATCACAGATGGTCCGGAGATTTGCTATGATGCCGTCCATGGAGAAGACGCCGTCCGTGGCGATCAACCGGAAGCGGGCGTCGGATGCCTCCTTCAGCCGCTCCTCCAACTCCGTCATGTCGTTGTTGGCGTAGCGGTAGCGCCGCGCCTTGCAGAGCCTGACGCCGTCGATGATCGAGGCGTGGTTGAGCGCATCGGAGATGATCGCGTCCTCTGGCCCGAGCAGCGTCTCGAACAGGCCGGTATTGGCATCGAAGCAGGAGGAATAGAGGATCGTGTCCTCCATCCTCAGAAATGCGGAGATTTTCGCCTCGAGCTGCTTGTGCTCCTCCTGCGTGCCGCAAATGAAGCGGACGGATGCCATGCCGTAGCCGTACCGGTCGAGCGCGGCCTTGGCCGCCTCGCGCAGCTCCTCGCTATCGGCGAGGCCCAGATAGTTGTTGGCGCAAAAATTGAGCACCTTCTTCCCGCCGCTCGTGATCGCGGCGGATTGCATGGAGGTGATGACGCGCTCGTTCTTGTAGAGACCGGCCTCTTTCAGACCGTCGATCTCGCGGGAGAGATGCTCAAGGTAGGATGCTTTCATGGGAGCCTCACAGAAAATCGCCCATTCGATGCGGGCGGCCTTTGCCCCGCCTTAGACCCGCCGCGTGATCCTCGTCAAATCGCGGCGAGCGCGGCTGCCAATTTCGTTTCGCCCGGCAGGGAAGGAGAGCCTATAAGCCGCCATCTTAGCAACAGAAGGGAACCTTTCCCATGACCGATACACGCAACCTGACGCAGCTTGGCGGAACGGCGGAGACACCCGCCTCGCCCGACGCGGCGGTGCTCGAAACCGTGCCCTTCTCGCGGGGCGACGGCCCGCCTGCAATCGTCCGCTTCACCTGCCCCGAATTCACCTCGCTCTGCCCGGTGACGGGCCAGCCCGATTTCGCTCATATCGTCATCGACTACGCGCCGGACAAGCTTCTGGTCGAATCGAAATCGCTGAAGCTCTTCCTTACTTCCTTCCGCAACCACGGCGCCTTCCACGAGGAATGTACCATCCTTATCGGCCGGCGCGTGGCGGAAGCGGCCAAGCCGCTCTGGCTCAGGATCGGTGGCTATTGGTATCCACGCGGCGGCATCCCCATCGACGTCTTCTGGCAGACAGGCGCGCCGCCGGAAAACGCCTGGGTGCCCGAGACCGGTGTGCCGCCCTACAGAGGCCGGGGATAAAGCCTCCAGCGGGGCGCGGCGGGTTCGCGCAGCTATCGAATCCGGCTATAAGACCGGCATGCCGATCCGCGCCCTTTCCGAGACCGTTATCAACCAGATCGCCGCCGGCGAGGTGATCGAACGGCCGGCGAGCGTGGTCAAGGAGCTGGTGGAAAACGCCCTCGATGCGGGCGCAAGCCGTGTCGAGGTGGCCACGGCGGGCGGCGGGCTGACGCTCATCCGCGTCATCGACGACGGCGGCGGCATCCCGGCCGAGGAGCTGCCGCTCGCGGTCGCCCGCCACTGCACGTCAAAGCTTTCCGACGACATCCACGATATCCGCACCCTCGGTTTCCGGGGCGAGGCCCTGCCCTCGATCGGCTCGGTGGCGCGTCTCACATTGCGCTCGCGCACGCCAGGCGGCGACGCCGGGGCGGAGATCATCGTGGACGGCGGACGATTGGGGCCGGTCAAGCCCGTGGCCGCCAATCGAGGCACCACGGTCGAAGTGCGCGACCTCTTCTTCGCCACGCCGGCGCGGCTCAAATTCATGAAGGGCGTGCGGGCGGAAACATCCGCCATCACGGATGTGGTGAAGCGCATCGCGCTTGCCTTTCCGGCCGTCCGGTTCACGCTGTCGGGCACGGACCGCAGCACGGTCGAGCTTCCGTCGGTGCCGGCGGACGGCGACGGGCTGCTGAGGCGGCTCGCCCAGATCATGGGAAAGGAATTCCCCGAGAACGCGCTCCCCATCGATGCGGAGCGGAACGGCGTCGGCCTGACAGGTTATGTCTCGATCCCGTCCTTCACGCGCGGCAACGCGCTGAACCAGTTCGCCTACGTAAACGGACGGCCGGTGCGCGACAAACTGATCGCCAGCGCCATCCGCGGCGCCTATATGGACGTGCTGCCGCGCGACCGGCACGCCGTCACGGCGCTTTTCCTCTCGCTCGATCCGGCACTGGTGGACGTCAACGTGCATCCGGCAAAAGCGGATGTGCGGTTTCGCGATCCGGGCCTCGTGCGCGGGCTGATCGTGGGTGCCATCCGCCAGGCGCTCGAGGGCGCCGGCATACGCTCCGCGACAACGGGCGCGGCCGCCATGATGGATGCCTTCCGTGTTCCCGAAAATCGCCCGTCCGGCAGTGGCGCGAACGGCTTCGGTCGCGGCGGGCCATTCGGTGGCGCCGATCGCCCCCGCGGCGGATGGAACGTGGAGCAGTCGCCCAGCCGCCCGTTGGAAGAGACGATCAGCCCCGCGGCGGTTTCCACCGGTTTTGCCGAAGCACGGCAGGCCGCCTTCGAAGTGGGGCCTGCCGTCAGTGCCGACGCGCGGGCAGGCGTTGCCGAAGCACCCGCCGAGCTCACCCGCCATCCGCTCGGTGCCGCCCGCGCGCAAGTGCATCAGAATTATATCGTCGCGCAGACGGAGGATGCGCTTGTCATCGTGGACCAGCACGCGGCACACGAACGTCTCGTCTACGAGGCCCTGAAGCAGGCGATCCACGCGCGCCCGCTTCCCTCGCAGATGCTGCTGATGCCCGAGATCGTCGACCTGCCGGAGGAGGATGCCGAGCGGCTCTCCGCCCATGCCGATTTCCTGGCCCGGCTCGGCCTGGGGCTCGAGCGCTTCGGGCCGGGGGCGGTCGCGGTGCGTGAGACGCCTTCGTTGCTGGGCGAAGTGGACGCCGCCGCGCTGGTGCGCGACCTCGCCGACGAGATCGCCGACAACGATACCGCCAACAGCCTCAGGGAACGCATCGACCACATCGCCGCCACGATGGCCTGCCACGGCTCCGTCCGTTCCGGCCGGAGGCTCAAGCCCGAGGAAATGAACGCGCTTCTAAGGCAGATGGAAGCCACACCCGGCTCAGGCACGTGCAATCACGGCCGTCCGACCTATATCGAGCTCAAGCTCGCCGATATCGAGAGGCTCTTCGGGCGCCGCTGAATGCCGACGGCTTGACGGATCGGGCGAAATATGGCGCATGAAGGCGTAAGCAGAGGCAGTTTCGCATGAACCGTTTCGAGGGCCCGGGTGCCCGGGAAGCACGCATCCGTTATCTCGACGGGGACTTTCAGGTCCTGACCCCCGGCGCTTTCGTTCGCTGTGCCGTCACCGGAGAGGCCATCCCGCTTGAAGAGCTGAAATATTGGAGCGTCGCGCGCCAGGAGCCCTATATGAACGCGGAAGTGTCGCTCCAGCGGGAACTCGAGCTCAACCCACCCGTCCGGCAGCACTGAGCGACGGGCCGCAGAACGTCACCACGCGTTCAATGCCGGCTAAGCGTCGCTTCTCGCGGAAGCCATTCCTTAACCCTGTTACCGCTTCCGGGAACTCGGCCTAGCCATGTCACACTGTAACCGTTAGTAAAATCCGTTGCAGATGCACGTGTGCTATTGATTCGCAAGGCACTATCCGTCCCGTGCTCTTGCCAGGCAGGCGCATGAAGTTCGTTCCGCCCGTTCTATTCCTCCTCTTCGGAATCGCCCTGTTCGGTCTCTGGGCCCTGGAGCGGAAGCTGCGCTTCGCCATGACGCTTGCGGTAGGCTTCTGCGTCCTCTCGCTCGCCATGTTCAGCCAGTTCGCGGGACTTCCGCCCGACATAGGGCAAAACGCGGTGATATCCGGCTTTCTGTACGCCGCAAGCATGGCGCTGGTGGGCGACGGCATCCTGCAGCGCTCCGGCAAGCGGTTCCCCGCTTGGCTTGCCGCGCTCTACCTGGCGGGGATTACCGGCGGGCTCTGGTACTTCTTCTATATCGACCGCAACCTCATCGCCCGGATCTACATCCTCAATTTCGGCATGGGTCTCATCCTGCTGCATGCGGCCTGGCGCGCCCGCTTCCTGTTCGCAGGCACCTGGACGGACAAGGCGCTGCTTTTCCTGCTGCTCGTATCCGGCCTGCATTTCTTTCCCCGCACGCTCCTTACGATCCGGTCCGTGACGATGCCCACCACACCGCGACAGTTCGGCGAGACCGATTTCTGGCATGCGTTGGTGCTGTCGACGTCTATCATCGGCGCAATGGGCGGCCTGTGCCTGCTCGCGATCCTCGTGGTGGACATCGTTTCCAAGCTCAGACAGGAACGCGATCTCGATCCGCTCACCGGCGTGTTGAACCGGCGCGGACTGGAACGCCAATCGCGCCGATTGGAGAAGGTGGAAGCGGGCTCCACCAGCGTGATCGTGGTGTGCGACCTCGATCGCTTCAAGGCGATCAACGATACCTATGGGCACCATGTGGGGGACACCGTGCTCGCCGCCTTCGCGGAGATCATCCGTCAGAACGTGCGCAAGCAGGACATCGTGGCGCGAACGGGCGGCGAGGAATTCGTATTGGTTCTGCGTGACATCAGCCAAGACCAGGCTTTTGGCTTTTCGGAACGGGTGCGCAAGGCCGTGGAAAAGACACGCTTTATCGGTGTCAGTGCGATCGAGCCGGTAACCTGCTGCTTCGGCCTCGCCCGCATCCGCCCCGGCGAACCGCTCTGGGCCAGTCTCAAACGCGCCGACAAGGCGCTCTACCAGGCGAAGCGGGCGGGCCGGAACCAAACCCGCGCGGAGTGGCAGGCAGACCCGGCGGGAGCAATGGCGGCCCGCAAGCCGTGACTGCGCCTGACGGCAAGCATTTGCCCCGCTAGCCTTTCATCATCCGCTCCCGCCAGGCCGCCATCGTGTCGCGAAGGATGGCGTCCGGTGCGCCGGGCTCCTCGAACACGGCTTCCACCGGCAACGCCACCACCGAGGCGGCGAAGTCCCGCACATTTCCCGGCGCGTGGCGAAGCCGCACGAGGTCCTTTTCCGTGGTGACCATCGTCAGGCCATCCGCCGAAGCCCTGGACGCCAGCTCACCGACCTCCTCCTCGCTGAAGGGATGGTGGTCGGGGAAAGAGCGCGTCGCTACGACCTCCGCGCCGGCCTCCTGCAGCGTGGCGTAGAATTTCTGCGGGTTGCCGATGCCCGCGAAGGCAAGCACGCGCTTGCCCCTCATGCCGCTCCTGCCGCGCGGGCGGATGCGGGCCGCAAAGACCGGCCGGCCCGCGCGCGAGGCGCTGCGCACGACGGCATCGGCAGCACTTCCCTGGCCCATCGTCACGATTGCGTCGGCGAAACGCATCTGATCCACGAGCGGCGCCCGCAGGGGCCCGCCGGGGATGACATGGCCGTTGCCCAGGCCGCGCCGCGCATCCACGACGATGAGGGCATAGTCCATGTGGATGCGCGCACTCTGAAAACCGTCGTCCATGACGATCAGTTCACAGCCAGCCTGCACGAGCCGCCGTGCGCCCGCCGCGCGATCCGGCGTCACAACGGTCAAGGCGTGGCGGGCGAGGAGCAGCGGTTCGTCCCCTACGACACGGGCGGAATCCTCCTCCGGATTGACCAGATGGGGCGCGGAAAAGCTGCCGCCATAGCCACGGCTCAGGAAACCCACCTTCAGTTTGCGCGCCTTCGCCTCCCTGGCGAGCGCGATGGCGACCGGAGTCTTTCCCTCGCCGCCAACCGTGAGATTGCCGATGCAGAGCACAGCCGCCGCAACTTTCTCGCGCCTGGCCGTGCGCATGCGCGTGCGCGCCGCAAACCCGTAGATGGAGGACACCGGCCACAGCGCCCAGGCGCGCCAGTCCGGCTTCTCCCACCAGAAGGGCGGCGCGTCCCCGGTCGCCATGTCAGCCCGAGCCGTTGCCGCCGTTGAGGCGGGCCTTGACGATCAGCGGATGGATGAAGGGCTCGAGCGCGGTCAGCGTGCGCGGGAGCGCGCCCGACATCTCCTGCACGGTCGCCCGTCCGGCGGCGATCATGCCACGCCGCATCTCATCGTTCTTCAAGAGGAAGTTGACGGCGCCGGCCAGCATCTGCGCATCACGCACCAGCTTGGCGCCGCCGCAGTCGATCAGCTTGCGGTAGGATTCGCGGAAATTCTGCACGTTCACGCCGGCAAGCACTGCCGTGCCCAGCATGGCCGGCTCCAGGGGGTTCTGCCCGCCTTGCCCGGTAAGGGAACGGCCGACAAAGGCGATCTCCGTCAGGCGGAGATAGAGGCCCATCTCGCCAATCGTGTTGCCGAGCAGGATATCGGTCGCGGCCGTCACCG is part of the Chelativorans sp. AA-79 genome and encodes:
- the pcaD gene encoding 3-oxoadipate enol-lactonase — encoded protein: MAFARVNGVVLHYEVRGQAERPVIAFANSLGTDFRIWNEVALRLEGDFRLVLYDKRGHGLSEATPQPYAMTDHVQDLAALLDHLGIKAAAMVGLSVGGMIAQGLAALRPDLVRALVLCDTAHKIGNEELWNGRIKTANESGIASMADGIMQRWFTPAYRTPENPDYIGYLAMLTRTSPEGYAGTCAALRDADLTESTRALKVPTLCVVGDQDGSTPPDLVREMADLIQGARFEIIEDAGHLPCIEQPARTAELIRSFVTQVE
- the tdh gene encoding L-threonine 3-dehydrogenase, coding for MSNMMKALVKAKPEEGLWMERVPLPEIGPNDVLIKVKKTAICGTDVHIWNWDEWARKTVPVPLVTGHEFVGEVADVGAAVSEYRVGQRVSGEGHIVCGHCRNCRAGRGHLCRNTLGVGVQRPGAFAEYLALPQHNVVAIPDDVPDEIAAIFDPLGNAVHTALSFDLVGEDVLVTGAGPIGIMGALVAQCVGARKVVITDINPGRLALAEKLGVRHTVNAREEKLADVMTRLGMTEGFDVGLEMSGSASAFRDMIDAMNNGGKIAILGIAPTGFEIDWNKVIFKMLHLKGIYGREMFETWYKMIALVQGPLDVSGLITHRIAVDDFREGFDAMRTGVAGKVVMDW
- a CDS encoding ABC transporter substrate-binding protein, with the protein product MKSIKVFLTATTFLAAATAAKAVDLEVTHWWTSGGEAAAVAEFAKAFDATGNKWVDGAIAGGGNTARPIMISRITGGDPMGATQFNHGQQAAELVEAGFMRDLTDLAEQEGWRDVVEPSSLLDSCTLDGRIYCVPVNIHSWEWLWLSNKAFEDAGVPVPANWDEFVAAAPALEKAGKIPLAVGSQSWQIHGVFRVLLISLAGPEIYQKVYGDKDAEVAAGPEVARIFKAADDARKMAAKSNVQDWNQATNLVITDQAGGQIIGDWAQGDFQVAGEVAGEDYTCLPGLGVGKALETGGDAFYFPLVDDPEVSKAQEELARVMLDPEVQVAFNLKKGSVPVRGDIDQSAANDCMKKGLAILEGGGAVPSQEQLMSPDVINQINDLMAEFFSTPSMTPEDAQQRFADIIGSAA
- a CDS encoding glycine C-acetyltransferase, producing the protein MKASYLEHLSREIDGLKEAGLYKNERVITSMQSAAITSGGKKVLNFCANNYLGLADSEELREAAKAALDRYGYGMASVRFICGTQEEHKQLEAKISAFLRMEDTILYSSCFDANTGLFETLLGPEDAIISDALNHASIIDGVRLCKARRYRYANNDMTELEERLKEASDARFRLIATDGVFSMDGIIANLRTICDLAERYDAMVMVDDSHAVGFVGAHGRGTPEACGVEGRVDIVTGTLGKALGGASGGYTSARREVVEWLRQRSRPYLFSNTLAPVIASASLKVFDIVENGDGLRRRLYDNADRFRDEMTKLGFKLAGSGHPIIPVMIGDAALASKMAERLLDHGIYVIGFSFPVVPKGEARIRTQMSAAHSTGDIDRAVEAFGAVGRELGVIS
- a CDS encoding DUF2093 domain-containing protein, with the translated sequence MNRFEGPGAREARIRYLDGDFQVLTPGAFVRCAVTGEAIPLEELKYWSVARQEPYMNAEVSLQRELELNPPVRQH
- a CDS encoding DinB family protein: MSALVDHFCTMAANNRWSNDRLYRAVLSLRPGEFEAARVSFFPSIAETLNHILVIDRYYLDALEEGGAGLAVFQDFAPFEEPAALTDAQREEDERLMAFCSGLSEEDMARRVATDRGEEGIFPERIDALLTHLFLHQIHHRGQVHAMLSGTTVKPPQLDEFFLDFDIPLRKEEVRRLRLRR
- a CDS encoding TIGR01244 family sulfur transferase; this translates as MDIRSVNEDFAVTAQIAPVQVADIAGAGFKSIVCNRPDTEDGAVPHDAVEEAARAAGLEFRFIPVVSGAITEQNVRDMAAVLETLPRPVLAYCRSGARCLNLYGLVQQMKG
- a CDS encoding GGDEF domain-containing protein, whose amino-acid sequence is MKFVPPVLFLLFGIALFGLWALERKLRFAMTLAVGFCVLSLAMFSQFAGLPPDIGQNAVISGFLYAASMALVGDGILQRSGKRFPAWLAALYLAGITGGLWYFFYIDRNLIARIYILNFGMGLILLHAAWRARFLFAGTWTDKALLFLLLVSGLHFFPRTLLTIRSVTMPTTPRQFGETDFWHALVLSTSIIGAMGGLCLLAILVVDIVSKLRQERDLDPLTGVLNRRGLERQSRRLEKVEAGSTSVIVVCDLDRFKAINDTYGHHVGDTVLAAFAEIIRQNVRKQDIVARTGGEEFVLVLRDISQDQAFGFSERVRKAVEKTRFIGVSAIEPVTCCFGLARIRPGEPLWASLKRADKALYQAKRAGRNQTRAEWQADPAGAMAARKP
- a CDS encoding sugar ABC transporter permease; translation: MPQQRRPNQLFRNLHAKIAAIPMILTASVVFAGGTIWTVIYSFTGSGLLPRLRFVGLAQYDRLWSTPRWLVSIENLFIYGIGMLVFSLVIGFLLAALLDQKIRFENTFRTIFLYPFALSFIVTGLVWQWILNPDFGIQNTVRELGWESFSFDPLYNPDIVIYGILIAALWQSTGLVMCLMLAGLRGIDEEIWKASRVDGIPAWKTYLFIVIPMMRPVFITALVIIATGIVKVYDLVVAQTSGGPGISSEVPAKYVYDMMFSSQNLGQGFAASTMMLLSVLIVVIPWAYLEYGGKKRHV
- the mutL gene encoding DNA mismatch repair endonuclease MutL; this translates as MPIRALSETVINQIAAGEVIERPASVVKELVENALDAGASRVEVATAGGGLTLIRVIDDGGGIPAEELPLAVARHCTSKLSDDIHDIRTLGFRGEALPSIGSVARLTLRSRTPGGDAGAEIIVDGGRLGPVKPVAANRGTTVEVRDLFFATPARLKFMKGVRAETSAITDVVKRIALAFPAVRFTLSGTDRSTVELPSVPADGDGLLRRLAQIMGKEFPENALPIDAERNGVGLTGYVSIPSFTRGNALNQFAYVNGRPVRDKLIASAIRGAYMDVLPRDRHAVTALFLSLDPALVDVNVHPAKADVRFRDPGLVRGLIVGAIRQALEGAGIRSATTGAAAMMDAFRVPENRPSGSGANGFGRGGPFGGADRPRGGWNVEQSPSRPLEETISPAAVSTGFAEARQAAFEVGPAVSADARAGVAEAPAELTRHPLGAARAQVHQNYIVAQTEDALVIVDQHAAHERLVYEALKQAIHARPLPSQMLLMPEIVDLPEEDAERLSAHADFLARLGLGLERFGPGAVAVRETPSLLGEVDAAALVRDLADEIADNDTANSLRERIDHIAATMACHGSVRSGRRLKPEEMNALLRQMEATPGSGTCNHGRPTYIELKLADIERLFGRR
- the queF gene encoding preQ(1) synthase translates to MTDTRNLTQLGGTAETPASPDAAVLETVPFSRGDGPPAIVRFTCPEFTSLCPVTGQPDFAHIVIDYAPDKLLVESKSLKLFLTSFRNHGAFHEECTILIGRRVAEAAKPLWLRIGGYWYPRGGIPIDVFWQTGAPPENAWVPETGVPPYRGRG